CCCACAATTACCTTGGTAATAGGTGGGCACTGTTCTTGTGGGCACTGCCGGTGGGCCTTTGGGGTAAGATTCGGCTGTCCTCTCCCAAAGAGCTACTTGCACAGGAACCCCAACGATGCAAGAACACCCGGAAACCGCCACAGGAACCGCCACGGCCACAGGCACAGCCACGGATTCACCCATAGGCAACGCTACGTCCGCAGCCACAAGCGATAGCGCCGCCCCAAGCAATGGCGCCGCCCCAGGCAATGGCACAGGCTCAGGCAACGGCTCGGCTGCCGCTCCTCGCAAGGCCAGCCTTGAACTGGTCAAGGAACTGCCACGGGGAAGCGTAGGCGTGGTGCATCAGGCCAGAAATCCGCAGCAGAACCGGTTCGTCGCGCTACGTAAGTTTGAGGTGCCGGAGTGGCTGGACGACGTTAACGCCCTGATCCAGAAAATACTGGCGGAGGCGAAGGCCGCGAGCGCGCTGGACCATCCCAACATCGCTAAGCTGTACACATGCGGTTACAAAGACACCACGGTTTTTATGACGGCTGAGTTCGTTGAGGGACAGAACCTCAAGGAATATATGGCCAAGCGCCAGCCAGAGATGAGCGAAGTCCTGCAGCTGGCTAAACAGCTTTTGGCGGCGCTGGATTACGCGCACAGCAAAGGCGTTTGCCACAATTTTCTGAACCCGTACAACATTAAGGTTTTGCCGGATGGCACGCTCAAGCTGCTTGACTTTGGCTTGCTGCGCGATAAAAACCTGCTGACGCAGACTCCAACGAAGAAGCTGGAGAACGAGCCTTATCTTTGTCCGGAGCAGGTAAAGAACAAGCCGGCGGATCGCGCAGGAAATATTTTTAACGCGGCCACGCTGATCTATCAGCTTTATACGGCGCGCAGCCCGTTCCACGGACCGCACCTGGGTGAAGTGGACCGCAGCATTACAGACGTGGATCCGCACCCGATGCAGATGGCGCATCCGCGCGTGCCGGAAGAGATTTCAAGAGTGGTATTGAAGGCGCTGGCGAAGAATCCGGCTGCAAGATATGCCAGCGGCAAGCAATTCTTTGACGCGCTGGAAGAAGCCGCCAAAGCCGCGCCGGTTTCCCGCGCTAACAGCACAGGATCGATGCCTGCGTATAAAGATGGCCCTGGGCCGAATGCAAGCCAGGCGATAAAAGCTATGCCGGGCCCCAACGCGAGCCAGAGCTTTAAGGCAATACCAGGACCGAACGCCAGCCAGAGTTTTAGAGCCATGCCTTCGGGTTCGGCGAGCCAGGTTGTTAAACAGCCGACGCCGGGAACGGTGGGCACAACGTACGTTGGTCCGGGGGAAAGAACATCAACACGCGGCCCGGTGAGCACGGCGAACCACTGGAAGGTAGTTGCAGCGGTGGTCGGCGGACTTTGCCTGATTGTAGTTTTAGCGTTACTGTTCCAGCGGCATCCGGCGGAAGAAGAAGATGCGGCTGCGCCGTCGGCGGCAAACACGCCTGCGCCATTTAGCGGCAAAGCGGGCCAGGCAATTGACAAAGTAAAAGCAGCGCAGGATGAACAGGGAAGACCGCGCACTGCGTCGGCGGCTCCAGCGCCCGCGCGCGCAGGCAAAGCGCGATATGCGCCGGCTGCTCCCGTGGCTCCGCCCACCGCGAGTGAAGGACAGTTGATCGTCTCATCCATGCCTATGGGCGCAACCGTGGAAATTGAAGGCCGTTCAGGACAGCAATGGAAAGCTCCGCAGACAATTCCCAGCCTCGCCGCTGGCACGTATAAAGTTTCGTTCAACATGCCGGGATACGCTACCGAGACACGCACGGTTCAGGTAACGGGCGGCGCGCGCACACCGCTCGACGTCCGCATGGTCGCCGTAAAAGGTTTTGTGACGGTGGCGAGCAAGCCGGCTGGAGCGGAGATCTGGATCAACGGAAAAGATACCGGCAAAGTTACCCCGATAGAATTTCTTGTCGAGCCCGGAGCGCAAAATATTGTGGTCCGCAAACAGGGCTATCTTGAGGCGTCAACGGACGTCAAGCTTGTAGCGGGGCAGTCTGTGAATTACGCGCCCAGCCTGATGGCGGCGGGCCGCACGGATAACATCCAGCTGGTTGGCAGCAGCGGAGTTGGAAAGCTTTTAGGCAACAAGGGAAACGGATCGGGTATGGCGCGGATTGAGATCAAAACTGAGCCCAAGGGCGCGCAAGTAACGATCAACGGAACGCCACTGCAAAAAACTACGCCGCTTGAGGTCCAGTTGGAAGCCGGGAACTATGACATCACGATCCAGAAAGACGGCTTCAAACCGATTCATGAAAGCGCCATCGTCGGAATGGACGACCGCATCAAGATCGATCGGCCTCTTACACACTAAGATTTGTTTGCGCTAAAAGACGGATGCGGACGGCCCAATTTCTAATCCACGGCGCCGTCCGTTTTTTCTTGCTGGGTGCCGCCAGCCGTCCGCATGAACGCACAATTCCAGATAGAATAGAAGTACCCCATTCTTTAAGAGAGCAGAGTTAAAGCTGATTTGAACTCCCGGATTCGCAATATCGCAATTATCGCGCACGTTGACCACGGAAAAACCACGCTGGTGGACGCCATGCTGCGTCAAAGCGGCGCTTTTCGCGCCAATGAAGCCGTGGTCGATCGCGTGATGGACTCCAACGATCTGGAGCGCGAGCGCGGCATCACCATTCTGGCCAAGAACACGGCCATCATTTATCACGACGTTAAAATCAATATCGTCGATACGCCTGGCCACAGCGACTTTGGCGGAGAAGTGGAACGCGCCCTGAAGATGGTAGATGGCGTAATGCTGCTCGTCGACGCCAGTGAAGGCCCTCTTCCGCAGACGCGCTACGTGCTCAGCAAAGCCCTGGAAGCCGGCTTGCCGCCCGTGGTGGTGATCAACAAGATTGACCGTCCTGATGCGCGCGCTCAGGAAGTGCTCAACGAACTGTACGATCTGTTCATTGATTTAGACGCGCGCGAAGACCAACTCGATTTTCCCGTGCTCTATACCAACGCAAAAGCCGGAACGGCCTCCACCAGCATTGATGTTCCTGGTGAAAATCTGCGGCCCTTGTTTGACGCCATTCTTGCCAACACGCCCGCGCCTGCCGGTGACGCTGCCAGCCCCTTACAGATCCTTGTGGCGAACCTTGATTACAGTGACTATCTTGGCCGCCTGGCGATTGCCCGCGTCTTCAACGGTACGCTGCGCAATGGCCAGGAAGCCGGCATTGCCAAACTCGATGGCTCGCTGCAAAAGTGGAAGATCACCAAGCTGTTTTCTTTCAGCGGCCTCAAGCGCGTCGATATCGAGCAAACCGAGTTGGGCGACATTGTCGCCATCGCCGGCGTCGAGGGTATCGGAATCGGTGAAACCATTACTGAAGTTGAAAATCCCGCACCGCTGCCGCACATCGTTATCGACGAGCCAACCATCGCCATGCAGTTTTCCGTGAACACATCGCCCTTTTCCGGACGCGAAGGCACGTACGTCACGTCGCGCAACCTGCGTGATCGCCTGCAAAAAGAGCTGCTCACCAACGTTTCTCTGCGCGTGGAAGATAGCGGCGCCACCGACTCATTCAAAGTTCTGGGCCGTGGCGAACTCCAGCTTTCCATCCTGATTGAAACCATGCGTCGAGAAGGCTATGAGCTTGCGGTGGGCAAGCCGGAAATCGTAACCAAGCGCATTGATGGCAAGCTGATGGAGCCAAAAGAAAAGTTGATGGTCGATATCCCTGAAGCTTTCATCGGTGTGGTGATTGAAAAGCTTGGCGCGCGCAAAGGCCAGATGCTCAAGATGCACAATCACGGCTCAGGTCGCGTGCGACTGGAGTTCACCATCCCCAGCCGCGGCATGATCGGCCTGCGCTCAGAGCTGCTTACCGATACGCGCGGCACCGTGATCCTGAATTCTCTCTTCGATGGCTACACCGAATGGCTGGGAGAAATCCCGCATCGCATGACCGGCGCGCTGGTTTCCGACCGCAACGGCCCCTCGACGGCTTACGCGCTCTGGAGCCTGCAGGAACGCGGCGTATTGTTCGTCGGCGCGGGCGTTGAGCTGTATGAAGGCATGATCGTGGGAGAAAACGCTCGCGAAGTCGACCTCGACGTAAATGCCGTCCGCGAAAAAAAGCTGACTAACATGCGCGCTTCCACCGCCGACGAAGCCATCCGTCTGGTGCCGTTCAAGAACCTCACGCTGGAGCAGGCAATTGAGTTTGTGGCGGACGATGAACTTGTAGAAGTTACGCCAAAATCTTTGCGGCTGCGGAAGAAAATTTTGCAGGCCAACCGGCGGCCCAAGAAAAATGCGGCACAACCGGCGGATGTGTTGTCTTAGTCCCGAGCGAAGCGAGGGAACCCTATCGTCGCGACGAATTTAAGGATAAAAACAACCGGGGAGATTTGGATGGGGCGATTACGGTCCAAGTCATATATGTCGCCCTTCTGAATTTTTCTGTCAATAGCGTTCCCTCGCTCGGGATATCAGAAAGCTATTCCAGCTGCTTCCCCCTCGTTTCCGGCAACTGTGTAGCCATGATTGCAGTCAGAACAAACGCGATCGCGCATAACAAAAACGCCGCGCTCAAACCTTTCTTGTCACCCACCCAGCCGATGGTATAAGGCGCTACGCAGCTAAGAGCCCGAGCGCCGTTGTATGTAAATCCCAGCGCGCGGGCGCGAATTCGAGTAGGGAAGAGCTCGCTGCCAATGATTCCCGACCCCGCAAAAAATCCTGTGCCAAAAAATCCAACCAGCGCGCCCAGGACCAGAATGATCCACGGCGTGCGAGCTGCGGCATACAGCGGAATCAGCCCAGCCGCACAGAGCGTGTAGAGAATCAAAGACCGCTTACGGCCCAGCTTGTCTGCGAACCAGCCATAACAAAGATACCCAGGAAACATGCCGACAAGGTTCAGCGTGACCAGCAGGGTCGTGGTGTTCATCATGCTCAGGCCTCGTCCGCCTTTTTCGACGGGCAAGGTCAAGTAAGGCGGCATCCAGCTGAACAGGCCCCACCACGCAAACAGCCCAAAGATATTCAGCAGCAAAAGGAAGATCGTATTTTTTCGCAGCAACGGTGAGAAGATTTCAGAGAACGGCGCTTTGGCCATTGTCTGGTCTTTGTGCTGCTGCCACATCTCGGATTCAGGCACGTTTCGCCTGATCCACAACGTGACCAGCGCCGGCAGCACACCCACAAAGAAGACAAAGCGCCAGTTCTGATGCAGCTTGTCGAGCACCACCCACGCCACCACAGCCGCCGCAGCCAGTCCCCATGCCCATGCGCTTTGCACAATGGCGATGGCTCGCGCACGCAGATGTGTGGGCCACGTTTCCGCCACCAGCGTTGCACCGGTATTCCACTCGCCGCCCATGCCCAGCCCAAGCACAAAGCGGAAAGCAATCAGCACAACGATGGAAGTCGAGAGCCC
This DNA window, taken from Terriglobia bacterium, encodes the following:
- the typA gene encoding translational GTPase TypA, which translates into the protein MNSRIRNIAIIAHVDHGKTTLVDAMLRQSGAFRANEAVVDRVMDSNDLERERGITILAKNTAIIYHDVKINIVDTPGHSDFGGEVERALKMVDGVMLLVDASEGPLPQTRYVLSKALEAGLPPVVVINKIDRPDARAQEVLNELYDLFIDLDAREDQLDFPVLYTNAKAGTASTSIDVPGENLRPLFDAILANTPAPAGDAASPLQILVANLDYSDYLGRLAIARVFNGTLRNGQEAGIAKLDGSLQKWKITKLFSFSGLKRVDIEQTELGDIVAIAGVEGIGIGETITEVENPAPLPHIVIDEPTIAMQFSVNTSPFSGREGTYVTSRNLRDRLQKELLTNVSLRVEDSGATDSFKVLGRGELQLSILIETMRREGYELAVGKPEIVTKRIDGKLMEPKEKLMVDIPEAFIGVVIEKLGARKGQMLKMHNHGSGRVRLEFTIPSRGMIGLRSELLTDTRGTVILNSLFDGYTEWLGEIPHRMTGALVSDRNGPSTAYALWSLQERGVLFVGAGVELYEGMIVGENAREVDLDVNAVREKKLTNMRASTADEAIRLVPFKNLTLEQAIEFVADDELVEVTPKSLRLRKKILQANRRPKKNAAQPADVLS
- a CDS encoding MFS transporter, whose amino-acid sequence is MASTTLPTISQATSAQKRTLIAAALGWGLDGFDVLLYSNVQIHVMTALGIHSKAVAGLPNAFMLLASGIGGVLFGFIADRIGRTKALMLSILTYSLCSLGSGLSTSIVVLIAFRFVLGLGMGGEWNTGATLVAETWPTHLRARAIAIVQSAWAWGLAAAAVVAWVVLDKLHQNWRFVFFVGVLPALVTLWIRRNVPESEMWQQHKDQTMAKAPFSEIFSPLLRKNTIFLLLLNIFGLFAWWGLFSWMPPYLTLPVEKGGRGLSMMNTTTLLVTLNLVGMFPGYLCYGWFADKLGRKRSLILYTLCAAGLIPLYAAARTPWIILVLGALVGFFGTGFFAGSGIIGSELFPTRIRARALGFTYNGARALSCVAPYTIGWVGDKKGLSAAFLLCAIAFVLTAIMATQLPETRGKQLE
- a CDS encoding PEGA domain-containing protein, with protein sequence MQEHPETATGTATATGTATDSPIGNATSAATSDSAAPSNGAAPGNGTGSGNGSAAAPRKASLELVKELPRGSVGVVHQARNPQQNRFVALRKFEVPEWLDDVNALIQKILAEAKAASALDHPNIAKLYTCGYKDTTVFMTAEFVEGQNLKEYMAKRQPEMSEVLQLAKQLLAALDYAHSKGVCHNFLNPYNIKVLPDGTLKLLDFGLLRDKNLLTQTPTKKLENEPYLCPEQVKNKPADRAGNIFNAATLIYQLYTARSPFHGPHLGEVDRSITDVDPHPMQMAHPRVPEEISRVVLKALAKNPAARYASGKQFFDALEEAAKAAPVSRANSTGSMPAYKDGPGPNASQAIKAMPGPNASQSFKAIPGPNASQSFRAMPSGSASQVVKQPTPGTVGTTYVGPGERTSTRGPVSTANHWKVVAAVVGGLCLIVVLALLFQRHPAEEEDAAAPSAANTPAPFSGKAGQAIDKVKAAQDEQGRPRTASAAPAPARAGKARYAPAAPVAPPTASEGQLIVSSMPMGATVEIEGRSGQQWKAPQTIPSLAAGTYKVSFNMPGYATETRTVQVTGGARTPLDVRMVAVKGFVTVASKPAGAEIWINGKDTGKVTPIEFLVEPGAQNIVVRKQGYLEASTDVKLVAGQSVNYAPSLMAAGRTDNIQLVGSSGVGKLLGNKGNGSGMARIEIKTEPKGAQVTINGTPLQKTTPLEVQLEAGNYDITIQKDGFKPIHESAIVGMDDRIKIDRPLTH